The Shewanella mangrovisoli genome has a window encoding:
- a CDS encoding glucosaminidase domain-containing protein, protein MKTGRIGSFTLALALVILAIFSLRVWLIPTIDEPESIVNQLENSVDPVTQVPDFSAINDVAEKKRAFFDFLRPIIQQQNAIIATERDFITDMLALVENDSTLSDTQLAQLNQLFDKYQYAARNVDAKSLNSLLKRVDIIPESMVLIQAANESGWGSSRFAREGFNFFGEWCFSNGCGIVPSSRGSGKTHQVKVFPSVDASVSSYMRNLNSNTAYTLFRSIRADLRAQEAELSADQLIYGLVNYSERQEAYIDELLDMLRHNEKYLVKADV, encoded by the coding sequence TTGAAAACAGGTAGAATTGGTTCGTTTACACTCGCGTTAGCCCTAGTGATCTTAGCGATTTTTTCGCTGAGAGTCTGGCTCATTCCTACTATCGATGAGCCTGAATCTATCGTTAACCAACTGGAAAACTCCGTTGATCCCGTTACTCAAGTGCCTGACTTTTCTGCCATCAATGATGTAGCGGAAAAAAAGCGTGCCTTTTTTGATTTTCTCAGGCCGATTATTCAACAGCAAAACGCCATTATTGCCACCGAGCGTGACTTTATCACCGACATGTTGGCCTTAGTGGAGAACGACAGCACTCTGTCGGATACGCAGCTAGCGCAGCTCAATCAGTTATTTGATAAATATCAATATGCTGCCCGTAATGTGGATGCAAAATCACTCAACAGTTTACTTAAACGGGTCGATATCATTCCCGAATCTATGGTGCTGATTCAGGCGGCCAATGAATCGGGTTGGGGCAGTTCACGTTTTGCCCGTGAAGGCTTTAATTTTTTCGGCGAATGGTGTTTTAGTAATGGCTGCGGCATAGTGCCTTCCTCTCGAGGTTCAGGCAAAACCCATCAAGTGAAAGTGTTTCCCTCGGTGGACGCTTCAGTGTCTTCCTACATGCGCAATTTGAACTCGAATACGGCATATACACTGTTTCGCTCAATTCGGGCCGATTTACGCGCTCAGGAAGCCGAGTTAAGTGCCGATCAACTGATCTATGGACTAGTGAATTATTCTGAAAGGCAAGAAGCTTATATCGACGAATTACTCGATATGTTACGTCATAATGAAAAATATTTGGTGAAGGCGGATGTATAA
- a CDS encoding heavy metal translocating P-type ATPase → MTHPSCFHCNEPVLTGTQFVTRINDRDELMCCPGCQAVSQAIVDAGLLSYYKFRTEPGSKQTALVPDELNQFSAYDLPEVQQDFVHSEENSDSVSLSIDGITCAACAWLIEHKVKQLPGVSQVMVNSTTQRAMISWDKQQVKLSDILGQISRIGYQAAPYQVDEQELTAKQNSRKFLLRLGLAGFATMQVMMFALALYTGYFTDLDVQYRDYFRWVSMIFATPVVLYSAQPFYFSAIRTLLSGKLNMDVSVSIAIGGAYIASCFATVNGTGEVYFESVSMFTFFLLLGRYFEQKARQKASVSSSNLHKLVPLTAHLVTAQGQEEIPAKKLRLGDIILIKPGEMVAADGIVVDGHTSINEAMLTGEQMPIEKPVDSQVFAGTINLDQPIKVKVTALGQDQLVAEIIRLQELASNTKPAVAMLADKLSRYFSGTILSIATITYLVWLQISPEDAFWVTLSVLVATCPCALALATPTAVTCATAIFTRLGIITRKAGVFEKLPQIKHVVFDKTGTLTCGTLSIAKVECHSDIEKEQVLAFAAALESGSRHPIAAAFASFAQVDVVAKQVHHEVGFGVKGLINGTEYRIGNSSFTGAAAEPKLANQLIWLAHSQNGQLEVIATIEIQDNIRVDSKETVDILKQQGCQVSIASGDSSGHVHQLAKELGISDVHSGLTPADKLALVTKLQQSTPVAMFGDGINDAPVLAGADLSVAMGSGSAIAKNSADLILLGDHLSRFTQAVKVAKLTTQIIRQNLAWALGYNALILPLAVTGHVAPYIAALGMSASSLIVVGNSLRLLRIKL, encoded by the coding sequence ATGACACATCCAAGTTGTTTTCACTGTAATGAGCCCGTGCTCACGGGCACTCAGTTTGTCACCCGCATTAATGATCGCGATGAACTCATGTGTTGCCCAGGCTGCCAAGCGGTATCACAAGCCATTGTGGATGCAGGCTTATTAAGCTATTACAAGTTTCGAACCGAACCTGGCAGTAAACAGACGGCACTGGTACCTGATGAATTAAATCAGTTTAGTGCCTACGACTTGCCCGAAGTACAGCAGGACTTTGTCCACTCAGAGGAAAATAGTGACTCAGTGTCGCTGTCCATCGACGGCATTACCTGCGCCGCCTGCGCCTGGTTAATCGAACATAAAGTGAAACAACTGCCTGGCGTAAGCCAAGTGATGGTCAACTCCACCACCCAAAGGGCGATGATCAGCTGGGATAAACAGCAAGTTAAACTCAGTGATATTCTGGGGCAAATTAGCCGTATCGGCTATCAAGCCGCGCCCTATCAAGTAGATGAGCAAGAACTGACCGCCAAGCAAAATAGCCGCAAATTCTTACTGCGCTTAGGCTTGGCGGGTTTTGCGACTATGCAAGTGATGATGTTCGCCCTCGCCCTCTATACCGGTTACTTTACCGATTTGGATGTGCAATATCGGGATTATTTCCGCTGGGTGAGCATGATTTTCGCCACGCCCGTGGTGCTGTATTCGGCGCAGCCCTTCTATTTCAGCGCCATTCGCACCCTGCTCAGTGGCAAACTCAATATGGATGTGTCGGTCTCTATCGCCATTGGCGGCGCCTATATTGCCAGTTGCTTTGCCACCGTTAATGGCACGGGAGAAGTCTATTTTGAATCGGTTTCCATGTTTACCTTCTTCCTGCTGCTTGGGCGTTATTTCGAACAAAAGGCAAGACAAAAGGCCTCTGTTAGCTCCAGCAATCTTCACAAATTAGTGCCGTTAACGGCGCATCTGGTCACGGCCCAGGGGCAAGAAGAGATCCCCGCTAAAAAATTACGCCTCGGGGACATTATACTCATTAAACCCGGCGAGATGGTCGCCGCCGATGGCATCGTAGTTGACGGCCATACTAGCATCAATGAAGCCATGCTCACTGGTGAGCAAATGCCGATTGAAAAGCCTGTCGATAGCCAAGTGTTCGCTGGCACCATAAACCTAGACCAGCCTATCAAGGTAAAAGTCACCGCCCTTGGGCAAGATCAATTGGTTGCCGAAATTATTCGTCTGCAGGAATTAGCCTCAAACACTAAACCTGCCGTCGCTATGTTAGCCGATAAACTGTCGCGTTATTTCTCGGGCACTATCTTATCGATTGCGACGATCACCTATCTGGTGTGGCTGCAAATCTCCCCCGAAGATGCCTTTTGGGTCACCTTGTCGGTATTAGTGGCCACCTGTCCTTGCGCCCTTGCGCTGGCCACCCCCACTGCCGTCACCTGCGCGACCGCGATTTTTACCCGCCTTGGGATTATTACCCGCAAAGCTGGCGTCTTTGAAAAACTGCCACAAATCAAACATGTGGTATTTGATAAAACAGGCACCCTCACCTGCGGCACCCTATCGATTGCAAAAGTTGAATGCCATAGCGATATCGAGAAAGAACAGGTACTGGCGTTTGCAGCGGCGCTAGAATCAGGCTCACGCCACCCCATCGCCGCGGCCTTTGCCAGCTTTGCCCAAGTCGATGTTGTTGCAAAGCAAGTTCACCATGAAGTGGGTTTTGGGGTGAAAGGCTTGATTAATGGCACTGAGTACCGCATTGGTAATTCAAGCTTCACGGGGGCCGCCGCCGAGCCCAAACTTGCAAACCAGCTGATTTGGCTCGCCCACAGTCAGAATGGCCAGCTTGAAGTCATCGCCACTATTGAGATCCAAGATAATATCCGTGTCGATAGCAAAGAAACCGTCGATATTTTGAAGCAACAAGGTTGCCAGGTCAGTATCGCCAGTGGCGATAGCTCAGGGCATGTGCATCAATTGGCGAAAGAACTTGGGATTAGCGATGTCCACAGTGGACTCACTCCAGCCGATAAACTGGCACTGGTGACCAAATTACAGCAATCGACACCTGTTGCGATGTTCGGCGATGGCATCAATGATGCTCCAGTACTGGCGGGCGCCGATTTATCTGTGGCGATGGGTAGCGGCAGCGCGATTGCTAAAAACAGCGCCGATCTCATCCTGCTTGGCGATCACCTCTCTCGCTTCACCCAAGCGGTCAAGGTTGCTAAACTGACCACACAAATTATTCGTCAAAACCTCGCTTGGGCCTTAGGCTATAACGCGCTGATTTTACCGCTGGCGGTAACTGGGCATGTTGCGCCTTATATTGCCGCCCTTGGTATGTCGGCAAGCTCTTTGATTGTTGTGGGTAACAGTTTGAGATTATTACGAATTAAATTATAA
- a CDS encoding sulfite exporter TauE/SafE family protein → MIEYNVTGAFLVGLMGAAHCFGMCGGLVGAFSSQLPNPKQGNHLAHQLTYLLSYNLGRILSYTLAGALVGGSSAMLGHLFELDSYLLILRIIAGVMMISTGLYIAKIWVGIVQIERLGQVLWRYLKPLAQRLVPITSPMQAITAGLIWGWLPCGLVYSTLTWSVAAGSASQGALIMIAFGLGTLPALLSAGVAAKRLANWVQQKTVRLLSGLLLIAFGAQTLYIALSQLN, encoded by the coding sequence GTGATTGAGTATAACGTCACAGGCGCATTCCTTGTTGGTTTAATGGGCGCAGCCCACTGTTTTGGCATGTGTGGCGGCCTGGTTGGCGCCTTTTCCTCCCAGCTTCCAAATCCGAAACAGGGCAATCACTTAGCCCATCAACTCACCTACTTATTAAGCTATAATCTCGGCCGGATTTTAAGCTACACCCTCGCAGGCGCCTTAGTGGGTGGTTCATCGGCCATGCTTGGGCACTTATTCGAACTCGACAGTTACCTGTTAATCCTGAGAATAATTGCCGGCGTGATGATGATCTCAACCGGGCTTTACATAGCCAAAATCTGGGTGGGGATAGTGCAGATTGAGCGCCTCGGCCAAGTGTTGTGGCGATACCTTAAACCCTTAGCTCAACGTCTCGTGCCAATCACCTCACCAATGCAGGCCATCACCGCAGGATTGATTTGGGGCTGGCTGCCCTGCGGGCTAGTGTATAGCACCTTAACCTGGTCGGTGGCGGCTGGCTCTGCTAGCCAAGGCGCCTTGATTATGATCGCCTTTGGCTTAGGAACACTCCCTGCGCTCTTAAGTGCCGGTGTGGCGGCCAAACGCTTAGCCAATTGGGTACAGCAAAAAACCGTTAGATTATTGAGTGGCTTACTTTTAATTGCCTTTGGCGCACAAACTTTATATATCGCCCTGTCGCAGCTAAACTAG
- a CDS encoding YvcK family protein, translating into MQHQILNQYRHVVAIGGGHGLGRVLSSLDFLGSRLTGIVATTDNGGSTGRLRAEQDCIAWGDLRNCLSQLAHRPSVSSQLFEYRFQGETELSGHNLGNLMLLALDKLCVRPLEAVNLIRHMLKIETNIIPMSEQPTHLVALQASGCKVFGEVNVDKMNEAPIALCLEPQVDATAEACEAISRADLIILGPGSFLTSIMPPLLLPCFAKALAMSTAPVVFIDNLNEETSPAGQFSIEQRIAWCHQVIGKPVITKVLRHSEQVRLGTLMNYFPLRNRHNPQLHDQAGLRDALSAVLRIKSDLPLETLAS; encoded by the coding sequence ATGCAGCATCAAATCTTAAATCAATACAGACACGTGGTCGCCATTGGCGGTGGTCACGGATTAGGCCGCGTGCTTTCATCGCTAGATTTTTTGGGAAGTCGTCTCACAGGCATTGTTGCAACTACAGATAATGGTGGTTCTACGGGCAGATTACGGGCCGAGCAGGACTGTATTGCGTGGGGCGATCTGCGTAATTGTCTGTCTCAACTTGCCCATCGCCCATCGGTGAGCTCGCAATTATTTGAGTATCGCTTTCAGGGCGAAACCGAACTTAGCGGCCATAATCTGGGCAATTTGATGTTGCTCGCCCTCGATAAGCTTTGTGTTAGACCCCTCGAAGCCGTCAATCTTATTCGGCATATGCTTAAGATTGAAACCAATATCATCCCTATGTCAGAGCAACCAACGCATCTAGTGGCATTGCAAGCCTCTGGTTGTAAGGTATTTGGTGAGGTTAATGTCGATAAGATGAATGAGGCGCCCATTGCCCTATGCCTCGAGCCACAGGTCGATGCGACCGCCGAAGCCTGTGAAGCCATCAGCCGCGCGGATCTAATCATCCTAGGCCCTGGGAGCTTCCTGACCAGTATTATGCCACCGCTATTATTGCCCTGCTTTGCCAAAGCCTTAGCGATGAGCACTGCGCCTGTGGTTTTTATCGATAATCTGAATGAAGAAACTTCGCCAGCAGGTCAGTTTAGTATTGAGCAGCGAATTGCTTGGTGCCATCAAGTGATTGGTAAGCCTGTGATCACTAAGGTGCTGCGCCACTCTGAACAAGTACGCCTTGGGACTTTAATGAATTACTTTCCGTTAAGGAATCGCCACAATCCGCAATTACACGATCAGGCTGGGCTGCGTGATGCGCTCAGTGCAGTATTGAGAATTAAGTCGGATTTACCGCTAGAGACCTTGGCATCATAA
- the etrA gene encoding FNR family transcription factor, with protein MTIEQNKNRRPAASGCTIHCHDCSMGTLCIPFTLNANELDQLDDIIERKKPIQKGEQIFKSGDPLKSLFAIRSGTVKSYTITEQGDEQITGFHLAGDVIGFDGIHAQSHQSFAQALETSMVCEIPFNILDELSGSMPKLRQQIMRLMSNEIMSDQEMILLLSKKNAEERLAAFISNLANRFGSRGFSPKEFRLTMTRGDIGNYLGLTVETISRLLGRFQKSGLIEVKGKYITILDHNELNLLAGNARIAR; from the coding sequence ATGACAATAGAGCAGAATAAAAACCGTCGTCCCGCCGCGAGTGGGTGCACAATTCATTGTCACGATTGCAGTATGGGAACCCTTTGTATTCCGTTTACCCTCAATGCCAATGAGCTCGATCAGCTCGACGACATCATTGAGCGTAAAAAGCCAATTCAAAAAGGTGAGCAGATTTTTAAATCAGGCGATCCGTTAAAATCTCTGTTCGCCATCCGCTCTGGTACAGTCAAAAGCTACACTATTACCGAGCAGGGCGATGAGCAGATCACCGGTTTCCATTTAGCTGGCGATGTGATTGGTTTTGATGGTATTCATGCTCAGTCCCATCAGAGTTTTGCTCAAGCCTTAGAAACCTCTATGGTGTGTGAAATCCCCTTCAACATTCTCGATGAGCTTTCAGGCAGCATGCCCAAGTTACGTCAGCAAATTATGCGCTTAATGAGTAATGAAATCATGAGCGACCAAGAGATGATTTTACTGCTCAGCAAGAAAAACGCCGAAGAACGCCTCGCCGCGTTTATCAGTAATCTCGCTAATCGTTTTGGCAGCCGTGGATTCTCCCCTAAAGAGTTCCGTTTAACCATGACCCGTGGTGACATTGGTAACTACCTAGGTTTAACCGTCGAAACCATCAGCCGATTGTTAGGCCGTTTCCAAAAGTCGGGTTTGATTGAAGTAAAAGGCAAATACATCACCATCCTTGACCACAATGAACTGAATCTCTTGGCGGGTAATGCCAGGATCGCCAGATAA
- a CDS encoding DUF2987 domain-containing protein — protein MYKKWWLVGLCLCATSLQAETISLEYKGFYDRLKQVNKGNYQLVEIAFSVPMLPNCQIQSGSISSELNSTPLIYTAAQRLFIPFDDALKDQRALVNLQFEGKAEGCGIAMQVRAKQTLATYDKARLAQIASEMDALLGAMQGFPMRYFKEPIAGLNFEFAQDQAVSVTLDGREQQVDSSFKLSVEQLNSLTSLQFSQAPTVLSPWVK, from the coding sequence ATGTATAAAAAATGGTGGTTAGTGGGGCTTTGTCTATGTGCAACCAGCTTGCAGGCAGAAACGATTTCCCTCGAATATAAAGGCTTCTATGACAGATTAAAGCAAGTCAATAAGGGCAATTATCAGTTAGTCGAAATCGCCTTTAGTGTGCCAATGCTGCCTAATTGCCAGATCCAGAGTGGCAGTATTTCAAGTGAATTAAATTCAACGCCACTGATTTATACTGCGGCGCAGCGATTGTTTATTCCCTTTGATGATGCGCTGAAAGACCAACGCGCGTTAGTGAATCTGCAGTTTGAGGGCAAGGCTGAGGGTTGTGGTATTGCTATGCAAGTCAGAGCTAAGCAGACGTTAGCAACATACGACAAGGCGCGACTAGCGCAAATCGCCAGCGAAATGGATGCTTTACTCGGAGCCATGCAAGGCTTCCCAATGCGCTATTTTAAGGAACCCATCGCGGGCTTAAACTTTGAATTTGCTCAAGACCAAGCTGTTAGTGTGACGCTCGATGGGCGTGAGCAACAGGTGGATAGCAGCTTTAAGCTGAGTGTTGAGCAGCTTAATAGTTTGACATCATTGCAATTTAGCCAAGCGCCGACCGTACTGAGCCCTTGGGTTAAGTAA
- the ttcA gene encoding tRNA 2-thiocytidine(32) synthetase TtcA: MLEAMSEVTASQMPEELSKKQITRLNKLQKRLRREVGSAIADYNMIEDGDRVMCCLSGGKDSYAMLDILLNLQQRAPVQFEIIAVNLDQKQPGFPEHVLPAYLDSLNIPYHILEKDTYSIVKEKIPEGKTTCSLCSRLRRGTLYGFAQRIGATKIALGHHRDDIIETMFLNMFYGGKMKAMPPKLLSDDGANVVIRPLAYCREKDLEEYAELKKFPIIPCNLCGSQENLKRQAVKDMLNQWDRLYPGRIETIFTAMQNTAPSQGVDREQFDFVSLKRDPNAPMKGDVAEADLPAFDFLDIANSGHIDLDAAKRINIVNVYEV; encoded by the coding sequence ATGTTGGAAGCTATGTCTGAAGTTACGGCGAGTCAAATGCCTGAAGAATTATCAAAAAAACAAATTACCCGTCTGAATAAGTTACAGAAGCGTCTGCGCCGTGAAGTGGGTAGTGCCATCGCCGATTACAATATGATTGAAGATGGCGACCGAGTCATGTGCTGTTTAAGTGGCGGTAAAGACAGTTACGCCATGCTGGATATTTTGCTTAATCTACAGCAGCGAGCGCCCGTACAGTTCGAAATTATTGCCGTTAACTTAGATCAAAAGCAGCCTGGTTTCCCTGAGCACGTGCTGCCCGCCTATTTAGACAGCCTGAATATTCCCTATCACATCCTCGAGAAAGACACTTACTCGATTGTGAAAGAGAAAATTCCTGAAGGCAAAACCACTTGCTCGCTGTGCTCTCGCCTGCGTCGCGGTACCCTCTATGGCTTTGCACAGCGCATCGGTGCGACCAAAATCGCGCTAGGCCACCACAGAGACGATATTATTGAGACCATGTTCCTCAATATGTTCTACGGCGGCAAGATGAAGGCCATGCCACCTAAGTTGCTTTCAGACGATGGCGCAAACGTGGTTATTCGCCCACTCGCCTATTGCCGTGAAAAGGATTTAGAAGAATATGCGGAATTGAAAAAATTCCCCATCATTCCATGCAACCTTTGTGGCTCGCAGGAAAACCTCAAGCGTCAAGCTGTGAAAGACATGCTCAATCAGTGGGATAGACTCTACCCTGGCCGTATTGAAACCATTTTCACCGCCATGCAAAACACCGCCCCTTCACAGGGTGTTGACCGTGAACAGTTTGACTTTGTGTCCTTGAAACGCGATCCCAACGCGCCGATGAAGGGTGATGTGGCCGAAGCCGATTTACCCGCATTTGACTTTTTGGATATCGCCAACAGCGGCCATATCGATTTAGATGCGGCAAAACGCATCAATATCGTCAACGTTTACGAAGTGTAA
- the uspE gene encoding universal stress protein UspE — protein MKDYQKILVVVDPTTEHQVALARAVTLASKSNAHVTVFLSIFDFSYEMTSILSSQEREAMRQGVIDQRLAWIQDLLTAYNHLQLDIDTQVIWHNRPFESIINHAIAGQYDLIVKGTHAHDKLKAVIFTPTDWHLMRKAPVPVLMVKDHDWPEAGKILCAVNVATEDTDHQMLNGKIIEHAKDLAAKFAAEVHLVNGYPGTPVNLAIELPDFDAQTYNDTIRMQHEQRVQYLANAYGIDTLHCHVKEGLPEDVIPELAEQLDAELVILGTVGRTGFSAALIGNTAEHVIDSINCDLLAIKPDGYKSPLEEA, from the coding sequence ATGAAGGATTATCAAAAAATACTGGTAGTAGTCGATCCCACGACAGAGCATCAGGTTGCACTCGCCCGAGCGGTGACCTTGGCCAGTAAAAGTAACGCCCATGTGACTGTGTTTCTGTCTATTTTTGACTTCTCCTATGAAATGACATCGATTCTATCGAGCCAAGAGCGCGAAGCCATGCGCCAAGGCGTGATTGATCAGCGTCTGGCGTGGATCCAAGATCTACTGACTGCTTACAACCATCTGCAACTCGATATTGATACTCAAGTGATTTGGCACAATCGCCCATTTGAAAGCATCATCAACCATGCGATTGCCGGACAATATGATTTGATCGTCAAAGGCACCCATGCCCACGACAAGTTAAAGGCGGTGATCTTTACTCCAACCGATTGGCATTTGATGCGTAAAGCGCCTGTGCCTGTGTTGATGGTCAAAGATCATGATTGGCCCGAAGCGGGTAAAATCCTTTGCGCGGTCAACGTGGCAACCGAAGACACAGATCATCAAATGCTAAACGGCAAGATTATCGAACATGCCAAGGATTTAGCCGCAAAATTTGCCGCCGAAGTGCACTTAGTCAATGGCTATCCCGGCACGCCGGTGAATCTTGCCATTGAACTGCCTGATTTCGATGCTCAAACCTATAACGACACCATTCGCATGCAACACGAACAACGAGTGCAATACCTTGCCAATGCCTATGGTATCGATACCCTGCACTGCCATGTGAAAGAAGGCTTGCCTGAGGATGTGATCCCTGAGCTTGCCGAGCAACTCGATGCCGAGCTGGTCATTTTAGGCACTGTCGGTCGAACTGGATTCTCGGCGGCACTTATCGGCAATACCGCAGAGCATGTAATTGATAGCATTAACTGTGACTTATTAGCCATCAAACCCGATGGTTATAAATCACCGCTTGAAGAGGCGTAA
- the ccoS gene encoding cbb3-type cytochrome oxidase assembly protein CcoS, protein MSIIYVLIPIAMIFVLIAVAVFFWAVKSEQFDDLDRQSVSILFDEDADKPSQAANPNQEKITSQDKGMPL, encoded by the coding sequence ATGAGCATCATTTATGTACTAATCCCTATCGCGATGATCTTTGTGTTGATCGCCGTAGCCGTGTTCTTTTGGGCGGTAAAATCCGAACAATTCGATGACTTAGACCGTCAAAGTGTGTCGATTCTTTTCGATGAAGATGCCGATAAACCGAGTCAAGCAGCGAACCCGAATCAAGAGAAAATCACAAGCCAAGACAAAGGCATGCCTCTGTGA
- a CDS encoding amino acid aminotransferase, whose translation MIFSQVVLAPADPILGLTDTFKADPRQDKVNLGVGIYKDEAGQTPVLQSVKKAEALLLEQEKTKNYLGIEGVQTYNRVVQELLFGEGSELVTSGRAATAQAPGGTGALRIAAEFLLRNTPSRAVWVSNPTWANHQNIFETAGLTVKEYGYYNAAAHDIDFDGMMTDLANAQAGDIVLLHGCCHNPTGIDLTLAQWELVANLCAEKQLVPLFDFAYQGFGAGIEEDAAGLRLVAAKVPELLVANSFSKNFGLYNERIGAVTVVAQNADEAVRAFSQVKRTIRANYSNPPAHGALIVSTILSDAALKALWVQELTEMRERIAEMRTLFVQSLKDEGVTQDFSFISRQNGMFSFSGLNKAQVARLKDEFGIYIVGSGRISVAGMTKTNMPVICKAIAKVL comes from the coding sequence ATGATTTTCTCTCAGGTAGTACTCGCACCCGCTGATCCCATCCTTGGTTTAACCGATACCTTCAAGGCCGATCCACGCCAAGATAAAGTGAACCTCGGTGTTGGCATTTATAAGGATGAAGCAGGGCAGACTCCAGTATTACAGTCAGTGAAGAAAGCAGAAGCCCTATTGCTTGAGCAAGAGAAGACCAAGAACTATTTAGGTATTGAAGGGGTACAAACCTATAACCGCGTAGTGCAAGAGCTATTATTTGGCGAGGGTAGTGAGCTTGTGACGTCAGGCCGTGCAGCGACCGCTCAGGCGCCAGGTGGTACTGGTGCACTACGTATTGCCGCCGAGTTTTTACTGCGTAACACGCCATCGCGCGCTGTGTGGGTAAGTAACCCAACTTGGGCGAACCATCAGAATATTTTCGAAACTGCGGGTTTAACGGTTAAAGAATACGGTTACTACAACGCCGCTGCCCACGATATCGATTTCGACGGCATGATGACAGATCTCGCCAATGCACAGGCAGGTGACATTGTTCTACTGCACGGCTGCTGCCATAACCCAACGGGTATTGATTTGACCTTAGCCCAATGGGAATTGGTTGCCAATCTGTGTGCAGAAAAGCAGTTAGTGCCATTGTTTGACTTTGCTTATCAAGGTTTTGGTGCTGGGATTGAAGAAGATGCCGCAGGCCTGCGTTTAGTGGCTGCAAAAGTACCTGAGTTGTTAGTGGCTAACTCTTTCTCTAAAAACTTTGGTCTCTACAACGAGCGTATCGGCGCTGTGACTGTAGTGGCACAAAATGCCGATGAAGCGGTGCGTGCCTTTAGCCAAGTGAAACGTACTATTCGCGCCAATTACTCAAACCCACCCGCACACGGCGCGTTGATCGTTAGCACCATTTTAAGCGATGCGGCATTAAAAGCACTTTGGGTACAAGAGTTGACCGAAATGCGTGAACGTATCGCCGAGATGCGTACTCTGTTCGTCCAAAGCTTAAAGGATGAAGGCGTGACTCAAGACTTTAGCTTTATTTCCCGCCAAAACGGTATGTTTAGCTTCTCTGGCTTAAATAAAGCGCAGGTTGCACGCTTGAAAGACGAGTTTGGTATTTATATCGTTGGTTCGGGCCGCATTAGTGTAGCGGGTATGACCAAAACCAATATGCCTGTGATCTGTAAAGCGATTGCTAAGGTTCTTTAA